The Dermacentor albipictus isolate Rhodes 1998 colony chromosome 2, USDA_Dalb.pri_finalv2, whole genome shotgun sequence genome has a segment encoding these proteins:
- the LOC135900912 gene encoding uncharacterized protein has product MLPGQERADPPKNEEAPLVSRHDSLDSAKEHEEMAIKPPDIVMLLEAQTGALVSLAIATGCLLMLVGYMRSMKSGCRACREAQRYMDSVGDDSADACDDFYQHVCGRWDNATPEHSFVDYLRHHSWIRLRSALEEYPWKTRRLSWSFAMISMLYEHCQRELSVPRNLVYMTDRVAEVTGLSWETLYRSHDTAAWVDILLRMSLVYDMRVLLAVEYGRDVGCSLTLRPVAEGEKLSSQRVRELLDEATRLLRGENKFESTLLERYPNVIRMHADISASPAQSIDSSLQNAAPSEAFAMIGVGSVEDWLSSLASYTSNASNITDDCLVNVHSAKSLQFILKLFFNAHRAVMALYLYVHLLNKASEMASMAGTRAMAQLHCQREIMRPELFAARYAMSVYTLTSEEVIVGVRTTMAHVLVNILALVMPPESDDYHDEERPELLQALARTVRFHSFRSTFEERFLRLETHNVTYAAFPQNLTLYDAIFIGALRLKSGYLLYEQANCSAENPDQAELFAFDVTPPCVAAAVLVPPMFYDGAEHGRNYGSLGTAFGASLAKMLLRSSAEGSPRQKHARRILLDRVQFCHGESATSLPGEAVEELAAYALGVRAARRAFYKAVEWAGLSHEELQRQRRLFLKASCLLTCLHSHANGSGALDVGQLCNVALRHLPDFCEVFGCHVAPPARPNMVCTSLL; this is encoded by the exons ATGCTACCAGGACAGGAACGGGCCGATCCTCCCAAGAATGAAGAGGCCCCCCTGGTCTCCAG GCACGATTCCCTGGACAGTGCCAAGGAGCACGAGGAAATGGCCATCAAGCCACCGGACATCGTGATGCTGCTAGAAGCACAGACGGGAGCCCTTGTGTCGCTGGCCATCGCCACGGGTTGCCTGCTCATGTTGGTCGGCTACATGCGCTCCATGAAAAG CGGGTGTCGCGCGTGTCGCGAGGCCCAGCGCTACATGGACTCTGTGGGCGACGACAGCGCTGACGCCTGCGACGACTTCTACCAGCACGTGTGCGGTCGCTGGGACAACGCGACGCCGGAGCACAGCTTCGTCGACTACCTGCGTCACCACAGCTGGATCCGGCTGCGCTCGGCGCTCGAGGAGTACCCCTGGAAGACGCGCCGGCTCTCGTGGAGTTTCGCGATGATCTCGATGCTCTACGAACACTGCCAGCGCGAACTGAGCGTCCCTCGGAACCTGGTCTACATGACCGACCGAGTGGCGGAAGTCACCGGCCTGTCCTGGGAGACTCTCTACCGCAGCCACGACACGGCCGCCTGGGTGGACATCCTGCTGCGCATGAGCCTTGTCTACGACATGCGCGTGCTCCTCGCCGTCGAGTACGGCCGAGACGTCGGGTGCAGCTTGACACTGCGACCGGTCGCCGAAGGCGAGAAGCTCAGCTCCCAGCGCGTGCGAGAACTCCTGGACGAAGCAACTAGGCTACTGCGCGGCGAAAATAAATTCGAGAGCACGCTCCTCGAGCGCTACCCGAATGTCATCCGGATGCACGCCGACATTTCAGCCTCGCCTGCGCAGTCTATTGACTCAAGCCTACAGAATGCAGCGCCGAGCGAAGCATTCGCAATGATAGGCGTCGGTTCCGTCGAAGACTGGCTCTCGTCTCTGGCTAGTTACACGTCGAACGCGTCCAACATCACCGACGACTGCCTCGTGAACGTGCACTCTGCCAAAAGCCTCCAGTTTATCCTGAAGCTCTTCTTCAATGCCCATCGCGCTGTCATGGCCCTCTACCTGTACGTGCATCTGCTCAACAAGGCCTCGGAGATGGCGTCCATGGCCGGCACTCGAGCCATGGCACAGCTGCACTGCCAACGTGAGATTATGCGACCAGAGCTGTTCGCCGCTAGATACGCCATGTCCGTCTATACGCTGACCAGCGAAGAAGTTATCGTCGGCGTCCGAACCACCATGGCGCACGTCCTGGTCAACATTCTGGCGCTGGTCATGCCGCCCGAAAGCGACGACTACCACGACGAGGAGCGCCCGGAGCTCCTGCAGGCACTGGCACGGACCGTACGGTTCCACTCTTTCAGAAGCACTTTCGAGGAGCGGTTCCTGCGGCTGGAGACGCACAACGTCACGTACGCAGCGTTCCCACAGAACCTGACACTCTACGACGCCATCTTCATCGGCGCTCTGCGGCTGAAGTCCGGCTACCTACTGTACGAGCAGGCCAACTGCAGCGCCGAAAACCCGGACCAGGCCGAGCTGTTCGCCTTCGACGTGACACCGCCGTGCGTGGCTGCCGCGGTCCTGGTGCCACCCATGTTTTACGATGGCGCCGAACATGGCCGCAACTATGGGTCGCTGGGCACCGCGTTCGGGGCATCCTTAGCCAAGATGCTGCTGCGATCGAGTGCGGAGGGTAGCCCCCGGCAGAAGCACGCACGCCGAATACTGCTCGACAGGGTCCAGTTCTGCCATGGCGAGTCGGCGACGTCCTTGCCTGGCGAGGCGGTCGAAGAACTGGCCGCGTACGCGCTTGGCGTGCGAGCGGCGCGGCGCGCCTTTTACAAGGCTGTGGAGTGGGCCGGCTTGTCGCACGAAGAGCTTCAGCGGCAGCGAAGGCTCTTCCTGAAGGCCAGCTGCCTGCTGACTTGCCTTCACTCACACGCCAATGGCTCGGGTGCTCTGGACGTGGGTCAGCTCTGCAACGTAGCACTCCGCCACCTGCCGGACTTCTGCGAGGTCTTTGGTTGCCACGTCGCGCCTCCTGCTCGACCGAACATGGTCTGCACCAGCCTGCTGTGA